Proteins from a genomic interval of Psychrobacter fulvigenes:
- the rph gene encoding ribonuclease PH → MRIDNRELDQLRSITFERNYTKHAEGSVLVSFGDTKVLCTASVESGVPRWLKGKGKGWITSEYGMLPRATNTRNQREAARGKQSGRTQEIQRLIGRSLRAMIDLSKLGENTIYLDCDVLQADGGTRTASITGAAIALIDALESIQKTKKLKADPLIGLVAAVSVGIKNGEAYLDLNYEEDVSCDTDLNVVMTQKGEYIEIQGTAEEKPFTRAEADKMLTLAEKGIAELIKMQQTALGW, encoded by the coding sequence ATGCGTATTGATAACCGTGAGCTAGACCAACTTCGTTCAATTACTTTTGAGCGCAACTATACCAAGCATGCCGAAGGCTCAGTGTTGGTCAGCTTTGGTGATACCAAAGTATTGTGTACAGCCAGTGTTGAGTCAGGCGTGCCACGTTGGTTGAAAGGCAAGGGTAAAGGTTGGATCACTTCTGAGTACGGCATGCTACCACGTGCCACCAATACCCGTAATCAACGTGAGGCCGCACGCGGCAAGCAATCTGGTCGCACCCAAGAGATTCAGCGTCTCATCGGCCGTAGCCTACGTGCGATGATTGATCTCAGCAAGCTTGGCGAAAACACCATCTATTTAGACTGTGATGTCTTGCAGGCGGATGGTGGTACACGTACCGCGAGTATCACTGGTGCAGCCATTGCGCTCATTGATGCTCTAGAAAGCATTCAAAAGACCAAAAAGCTAAAGGCTGATCCCTTGATTGGTTTGGTCGCCGCCGTCTCTGTCGGTATCAAAAACGGCGAAGCTTACTTGGACTTAAACTACGAAGAAGACGTCAGCTGTGATACAGACCTAAATGTGGTCATGACGCAAAAAGGCGAGTACATCGAGATTCAAGGAACGGCAGAAGAAAAGCCCTTTACTCGCGCTGAAGCCGATAAAATGCTGACATTGGCCGAAAAAGGCATTGCTGAGCTTATTAAAATGCAACAAACAGCACTTGGATGGTAG
- a CDS encoding AMP-binding protein, which produces MANMTAFPTMPTIPSDRPWLDAYERYGINATIEMPDDETSLLEVFERNFRRYGQKPAYICMGASISYKQLDLYSRQIASYLQSLGLVKGDKVAVMMPNLLQYPIVALGIIRAGMVLVNVNPLYTSRELSHQLHDSGTKALFIVENFAKTYQEAEDKGQVEHVIVCKVGDMLGAIKGRVVNLVARHIKKMIPAYSLPGSTSFKQALSAVSASKYKRPDLTLSDVALLQYTGGTTGVAKGAMLSHGNLVANMLQISVLMKSAFEDDANADDVILTALPLYHVFSFMVCGMYGMYQGYAGLLIPNPRDLDGLIKEMAKYKPSFIPAVNTLFNGLVHKEGFADLDFSNLKASIGGGMSVMPSVAKEWHKITGLPIVEGYGLSETSPVVAFNPMTIAEFTGKIGIPASSTDIILIDEEDNEVAIGERGEICVKGPQVMIGYQNRAKDTEETFTASGYLKTGDIGIMDEKGFIKIVDRKKDMIIVSGFNVYPNEIEAAMSEHPGIVECGAIGIPNDERGEDPKLFVVKKGNVTEKELLDFGKKQLTGYKRPRHIQFVDELPKSNVGKILRKELRKMEGLE; this is translated from the coding sequence ATGGCAAATATGACAGCATTTCCGACCATGCCGACGATTCCAAGTGACCGGCCTTGGCTAGATGCCTACGAGCGCTATGGCATCAACGCAACGATTGAGATGCCAGATGATGAGACGTCTTTATTAGAAGTGTTTGAGCGTAACTTTCGCCGCTATGGACAAAAGCCAGCGTATATTTGTATGGGTGCGTCGATCAGTTATAAGCAACTGGATTTATATAGTCGTCAGATTGCCAGTTATTTACAGTCGTTAGGGTTAGTCAAAGGCGATAAAGTAGCCGTGATGATGCCCAACTTGTTGCAGTATCCTATCGTCGCGCTTGGTATCATCCGTGCTGGCATGGTGTTGGTCAACGTCAATCCGCTATATACCAGTCGTGAGCTATCGCACCAACTACATGACAGTGGCACAAAAGCGTTATTTATCGTCGAAAATTTTGCTAAGACTTATCAAGAAGCCGAAGATAAAGGTCAAGTGGAGCATGTGATTGTCTGTAAGGTTGGCGACATGCTAGGAGCTATCAAAGGCCGCGTGGTCAATCTCGTTGCGCGTCATATCAAAAAGATGATTCCTGCTTATAGCTTGCCAGGTAGCACCAGCTTCAAACAAGCATTAAGTGCTGTGTCTGCGAGTAAATATAAGCGTCCAGATCTGACCTTAAGTGATGTGGCTTTGTTGCAGTATACGGGCGGTACCACTGGTGTGGCTAAAGGAGCGATGCTCAGTCACGGAAACCTAGTTGCTAATATGCTGCAGATTAGCGTGCTGATGAAAAGCGCTTTTGAAGATGATGCCAATGCTGATGATGTGATTTTGACCGCATTGCCGCTATACCATGTGTTCTCATTTATGGTTTGCGGGATGTATGGTATGTATCAAGGCTATGCAGGCTTGCTGATTCCCAACCCACGTGATTTGGATGGTTTAATCAAAGAAATGGCCAAATATAAGCCATCTTTTATTCCCGCAGTCAATACTTTGTTTAATGGCTTAGTACACAAAGAAGGCTTTGCTGACTTGGACTTCTCTAACCTAAAAGCCTCTATTGGCGGCGGTATGTCAGTCATGCCTAGTGTGGCAAAAGAGTGGCACAAAATCACGGGTCTGCCTATCGTAGAAGGTTATGGTTTGTCTGAGACCTCACCTGTTGTTGCTTTTAACCCGATGACAATTGCTGAGTTCACTGGCAAGATCGGTATCCCAGCATCCAGCACTGATATTATCCTAATTGACGAAGAAGACAATGAAGTAGCCATCGGTGAGCGTGGTGAAATTTGTGTCAAAGGCCCACAAGTCATGATTGGCTATCAGAACCGTGCAAAAGATACGGAAGAAACATTTACTGCATCTGGTTATCTGAAAACAGGTGACATAGGTATCATGGACGAAAAAGGCTTTATCAAAATCGTTGATCGCAAAAAAGATATGATTATAGTATCGGGCTTTAATGTCTATCCAAATGAGATTGAAGCTGCCATGAGTGAGCATCCAGGTATCGTGGAGTGCGGCGCGATTGGCATACCAAATGATGAGCGCGGTGAAGATCCGAAGCTGTTTGTGGTCAAAAAAGGTAACGTAACCGAAAAAGAGTTGCTCGACTTTGGCAAAAAACAGCTGACGGGTTATAAGCGTCCACGTCATATCCAATTCGTTGATGAGCTACCAAAATCAAACGTGGGTAAAATCCTGCGCAAAGAACTGCGTAAGATGGAAGGTTTAGAATAG
- a CDS encoding AMP-binding protein — translation MDNQVSFTRRDDKVWLDSYKELGLTYEIDMPADDTSLIDIFEQSFAEHSGKTAFVCMGASISFQEVDLYSRQVAAYLQSLGLVKGDKVAVMMPNVLQLPVTVLGVLRAGLTLVNVNPLYTAKELEHQLTDSEAKALILVENFARTYQDIGRQLVDHVVITGMGDLMGTLKGFMVNTVVRHVKKMVPDYSIANSVSFKSMLKQSSASKYKRPKNIGLDDIAVLQYTGGTTGVAKGAMLTHKNLVGNLIQCNTFLGSAFDEFDRSNEQPVIMTALPLYHIFSFTLCGMFGLHRGCIGLLVPNPRDLDSLMKAYKGHPPALFPAVNTLFNALANNEEFKTLDHSKLRVSMGGGMAVLSSTAEKWMQVTGNVVVQGYGLSETSPVATANPINSSSFSGNIGLPMPGTDIAMLDEDGNEVPLGERGEIAVRGPQVMKGYWKREEATKEVMTPDGFFLTGDIGIMDEKGYMTIVDRKKNMIIVSGFNVYPNEVEEVMAGHPKILECGVIGVEDEKSGEIPKIFIVRKDNSLTAEEVLDYAKEHLTGYKRPRYVEFLDELPKSNVGKILHKDLRKLEEKSKA, via the coding sequence ATGGATAATCAAGTTAGTTTCACCCGTCGTGATGATAAAGTCTGGCTAGATAGTTACAAAGAGCTTGGACTGACTTACGAAATTGATATGCCTGCTGATGATACCTCACTGATCGATATCTTTGAACAAAGCTTTGCTGAACATAGTGGAAAAACCGCATTTGTATGTATGGGCGCGTCAATCAGCTTCCAAGAAGTAGATTTATATAGCCGTCAAGTCGCTGCGTATTTGCAGTCGCTTGGGCTAGTCAAAGGCGATAAAGTCGCGGTCATGATGCCCAACGTCTTACAGCTACCTGTCACTGTGCTTGGTGTATTGCGTGCGGGCCTAACCTTAGTCAACGTCAACCCACTATATACTGCCAAAGAGCTTGAGCATCAATTAACCGATTCTGAAGCCAAAGCGCTTATCTTAGTTGAAAACTTCGCGAGAACTTATCAAGACATTGGCCGTCAGTTGGTTGACCATGTGGTCATCACTGGTATGGGTGACTTGATGGGCACGCTCAAAGGCTTTATGGTTAATACGGTTGTCCGTCACGTCAAAAAGATGGTGCCAGATTATAGTATTGCTAATAGCGTTAGCTTTAAAAGCATGCTCAAGCAAAGCTCAGCAAGCAAATACAAGCGCCCCAAAAATATCGGTCTTGATGATATTGCTGTTTTACAGTATACCGGTGGCACGACTGGAGTTGCCAAAGGTGCCATGCTGACTCACAAAAACTTAGTTGGCAACCTTATTCAGTGCAATACATTCTTGGGCAGTGCTTTTGACGAGTTTGATCGCAGTAATGAGCAGCCAGTTATTATGACAGCTTTGCCACTGTATCATATTTTCTCATTCACGCTTTGCGGTATGTTCGGTCTGCATCGTGGTTGTATTGGGCTATTAGTACCTAATCCGCGTGACCTTGATAGCTTAATGAAAGCTTATAAAGGCCATCCACCTGCGCTGTTCCCCGCAGTCAATACCTTGTTTAATGCGCTTGCCAATAACGAAGAGTTTAAAACTTTGGATCACAGCAAGCTGCGCGTATCAATGGGCGGCGGCATGGCGGTATTGAGTTCCACAGCAGAAAAATGGATGCAAGTCACAGGCAATGTCGTGGTTCAAGGCTATGGTCTGTCAGAGACCTCACCCGTCGCAACTGCCAACCCTATCAATAGCTCGAGCTTTAGCGGCAATATTGGCTTGCCGATGCCAGGCACTGACATTGCAATGTTGGATGAAGATGGCAACGAAGTACCACTGGGCGAGCGCGGCGAGATTGCGGTGCGTGGGCCACAGGTAATGAAAGGCTATTGGAAGCGCGAAGAAGCTACTAAAGAAGTCATGACACCCGATGGGTTTTTCTTAACAGGCGATATCGGTATCATGGACGAAAAAGGTTACATGACCATTGTCGATCGCAAAAAGAATATGATTATTGTTTCAGGCTTTAACGTGTATCCAAACGAAGTGGAAGAAGTCATGGCAGGCCATCCAAAGATTTTGGAGTGCGGTGTCATTGGCGTTGAAGATGAAAAAAGTGGTGAGATTCCAAAGATATTTATCGTGCGTAAAGACAACAGTTTGACCGCCGAAGAAGTCCTTGATTATGCTAAAGAGCATTTGACCGGTTATAAGCGTCCACGTTATGTCGAGTTCCTTGATGAGCTACCAAAGTCGAACGTTGGTAAAATCTTGCATAAAGACCTGCGTAAACTTGAAGAGAAAAGCAAAGCGTAA
- the parC gene encoding DNA topoisomerase IV subunit A, translating into MSDVIDNTIAPTLSSDPMDTRSVAEFTEQAYLNYAMYVIMDRALPNIADGLKPVQRRIVYAMSELGLKSTAKPKKSARTVGDVLGKYHPHGDSACYKAMVLMAQPFSYRYPLITGQGNWGSPDDPKSFAAMRYTEAKMSAYANTLLAELGQGTVDWQDNFDGSMQEPVTLPARLPNILLNGTTGIAVGMATDIPPHNLNEVVRAAIRLLKNPELSVKQLTQSIPAPDLPTPAEIITSKKDLQAMYESGRGSYKMRATFHVDPKEKNLVIIDALPYQVSGNKIQEQIAKLMTDKKLPWITDIHDESDHENACRIVLELRSSRVDVERVMSHLFASTDLESNYRVNMNMIGLNGKPQVKNLKEILEEWLVSRRSVVTRRLQYRLDKIDKRLHILAGLLIAYLNIDEVIRIIREEDDPKLSLMQGYDLTEIQANAILDIRLRQLAKLEEIELRREQDELAAERAIIQEYLDNPDSLTNLMIDELTADMKEHGNERVSPLAEREEAQALKESDLVPSEPITAILSKAGWIRAAKGHDVDATGMTYRSGDGYQAHVRGKSNEKIYVLDSTGRSYSIEAHNLASARGQGDPLTSVLKPPAGASFEQLLTGADNQRIILASSAGYGFINTLGNLDSTQKAGKNIINFAADSRLLPVTRIDAPTATEATSEDGNGTEAASLTPDHVAVVTNAGYLLIFELSDLPEQARGKGNKMINLKGDEEVLAITPLRQQDSLVITAGKRHVTLKPMDLANYTGKRGNRGGQLPRGFQNVTSVEVG; encoded by the coding sequence ATGTCCGATGTTATTGATAATACCATTGCCCCCACTCTCTCAAGCGACCCGATGGATACCCGCTCTGTGGCAGAGTTCACTGAGCAAGCTTATCTCAACTATGCCATGTACGTCATCATGGATCGTGCGTTGCCCAATATCGCTGACGGTCTCAAGCCCGTACAGCGCCGCATCGTCTATGCCATGAGCGAGCTGGGTCTCAAATCTACTGCCAAGCCCAAAAAGTCAGCGCGTACCGTCGGTGACGTGCTGGGTAAATATCATCCACATGGCGACAGTGCCTGTTATAAAGCCATGGTATTGATGGCGCAGCCATTCAGCTATCGCTATCCGCTGATTACGGGACAAGGTAACTGGGGTAGCCCAGATGATCCCAAATCCTTTGCCGCCATGCGTTATACCGAAGCCAAAATGTCCGCTTATGCCAATACTTTGCTTGCAGAACTAGGACAAGGCACGGTCGATTGGCAAGATAACTTTGACGGCTCCATGCAAGAACCTGTGACCTTGCCTGCACGCTTGCCCAATATTTTACTCAATGGCACCACAGGCATCGCTGTCGGTATGGCAACAGACATCCCGCCGCATAACCTCAATGAAGTGGTACGCGCGGCTATTCGTCTGCTAAAAAATCCTGAGCTATCGGTGAAGCAGCTCACCCAGTCGATACCAGCGCCTGATTTGCCAACCCCAGCTGAAATCATCACCAGTAAAAAAGACTTGCAAGCCATGTATGAGAGCGGTCGTGGCAGCTATAAAATGCGCGCGACTTTTCATGTAGATCCTAAAGAAAAAAACCTTGTCATCATCGATGCGCTCCCCTACCAAGTCTCAGGTAATAAGATTCAAGAGCAAATCGCCAAGCTCATGACCGACAAAAAGCTGCCATGGATTACTGATATTCATGATGAATCAGATCATGAAAACGCCTGCCGTATCGTACTCGAGCTGCGCTCAAGTCGCGTCGATGTCGAGCGTGTCATGAGCCATCTGTTTGCCAGTACCGACCTAGAAAGCAATTACCGCGTCAATATGAATATGATCGGCCTAAACGGTAAGCCGCAAGTCAAAAACCTAAAAGAAATATTAGAAGAATGGCTGGTAAGCCGCCGTTCAGTGGTCACGCGCCGATTACAATATCGTCTCGACAAAATCGATAAGCGTTTGCATATCCTCGCAGGCTTATTGATTGCCTATCTAAATATCGATGAAGTGATACGCATCATCCGTGAAGAAGACGATCCAAAATTATCATTAATGCAAGGCTATGATCTGACTGAGATACAGGCCAATGCTATCTTGGATATTCGTCTGCGTCAGTTAGCCAAGCTAGAAGAGATTGAGCTGCGCCGTGAGCAAGATGAGCTTGCTGCCGAACGCGCCATTATTCAAGAGTATTTGGACAATCCAGACAGCTTAACCAATCTGATGATTGATGAGCTGACTGCCGACATGAAAGAGCACGGCAACGAGCGCGTCTCGCCACTAGCAGAACGCGAAGAAGCGCAAGCTTTGAAAGAATCTGATCTGGTGCCAAGCGAGCCAATTACCGCGATACTATCAAAAGCAGGTTGGATACGCGCCGCCAAAGGTCACGACGTCGATGCCACTGGAATGACCTACCGTTCAGGCGATGGGTATCAGGCACACGTGCGCGGTAAATCCAATGAAAAAATCTACGTGCTCGATAGCACAGGCCGCAGCTATAGTATCGAGGCGCACAATTTGGCCTCTGCCCGTGGTCAAGGCGATCCACTCACCAGCGTACTCAAACCGCCAGCGGGTGCCAGCTTCGAGCAGTTATTAACCGGTGCTGATAATCAACGCATCATCCTTGCCAGCTCGGCAGGTTATGGCTTTATCAATACACTTGGCAATCTCGATAGTACGCAAAAAGCAGGCAAAAATATCATTAACTTTGCCGCTGATAGTCGGCTGTTGCCTGTCACGCGTATCGACGCACCAACAGCTACTGAAGCTACATCAGAAGATGGCAACGGTACAGAAGCCGCTAGCCTGACACCAGACCATGTCGCCGTGGTGACCAATGCGGGATACTTACTGATATTTGAGTTGAGCGATTTGCCTGAGCAGGCACGTGGTAAGGGCAATAAGATGATTAATCTCAAAGGTGATGAAGAAGTGCTCGCCATTACGCCATTACGTCAGCAAGACAGCTTAGTCATTACTGCGGGTAAGCGTCATGTGACCTTAAAACCAATGGACTTGGCGAACTATACTGGCAAACGTGGCAATCGCGGTGGGCAGTTGCCAAGAGGCTTTCAGAATGTGACGAGTGTTGAGGTTGGGTGA
- a CDS encoding REP-associated tyrosine transposase, giving the protein MRTYIRDKTKGGTYFLTMNLSNRKSELLTKHINEFRQAYRLTKQNHNFQLNAMVLLPDHVHMLITLAEDSDNYAVIIASIKTHFSRQIKKSASEFINHSRIRRRERGIWQRRYWEHRIRDELDYQRHMDYIHYNAVKHGYIARPIDWPYSTFQKCVEEGLYSSDWGWAGIDGIEVDYD; this is encoded by the coding sequence ATGCGAACTTACATCAGAGATAAGACTAAAGGTGGCACTTACTTTCTGACTATGAATCTATCAAACCGCAAAAGTGAGCTGCTCACAAAGCATATCAATGAATTTCGTCAAGCCTATCGACTGACCAAACAAAACCATAATTTTCAACTTAACGCGATGGTATTGTTGCCTGATCATGTTCATATGCTCATTACTTTAGCAGAGGATAGCGACAATTACGCTGTCATTATCGCCAGTATAAAAACGCATTTTTCTCGTCAAATCAAAAAGTCTGCTAGTGAATTCATTAACCATTCTAGAATAAGAAGAAGAGAGCGAGGTATTTGGCAACGGCGATATTGGGAGCATAGAATTAGAGATGAGTTAGATTATCAGCGCCACATGGATTATATTCATTACAACGCGGTGAAACATGGTTATATCGCGCGTCCTATTGATTGGCCGTATTCGACGTTTCAAAAATGTGTGGAAGAAGGGCTTTATTCGTCTGATTGGGGTTGGGCGGGTATAGATGGGATTGAAGTTGATTATGATTGA